From a region of the Candidatus Melainabacteria bacterium genome:
- a CDS encoding transcriptional repressor yields MERNTQQRQAIIAVFNKTKRPLSVQEVLELAQKRCPGLGIATVYRNLKVLVAEERLQSVDLPGGQVLYELPTSLHHHHFSCLKCLKVYDIDVCGLNFQKLVPQGFQLREHELLLSGICSGCSA; encoded by the coding sequence ATGGAAAGAAACACGCAACAACGACAGGCAATCATCGCGGTTTTTAATAAGACAAAACGACCTCTGTCAGTCCAGGAGGTTCTCGAGCTTGCTCAAAAGCGATGCCCGGGACTCGGTATAGCGACTGTGTACCGCAATCTGAAGGTGCTCGTTGCAGAGGAACGTTTGCAATCGGTCGACTTGCCTGGGGGTCAGGTTCTCTATGAGCTACCCACATCCCTGCATCACCACCACTTTTCCTGCTTGAAATGCTTGAAAGTCTATGACATCGATGTTTGCGGTTTGAATTTCCAGAAATTGGTACCCCAGGGTTTTCAACTAAGAGAACATGAGCTACTGCTCTCTGGGATTTGCAGCGGTTGCTCCGCTTAA
- the rpsR gene encoding 30S ribosomal protein S18 produces MDTGARFCADASSHPRIRRKSILKNSSRREPFISSRPKKIDPLVANKITFVDYKDVNFLRKFISESGKILPARITGCGRTSQRMIAKAIKRARAIGLLPFTESVH; encoded by the coding sequence ATGGATACAGGAGCACGATTTTGTGCAGACGCAAGTTCACACCCAAGAATCAGGAGGAAATCAATTTTGAAAAATTCGTCTCGCCGAGAGCCATTCATCTCTTCGCGTCCCAAGAAAATTGATCCGCTGGTTGCCAACAAAATTACGTTTGTTGATTACAAAGACGTGAACTTCCTCCGCAAGTTCATCTCGGAGTCAGGCAAGATTCTGCCTGCACGAATAACTGGCTGCGGTAGGACCAGTCAACGAATGATTGCAAAGGCCATCAAGCGCGCTCGCGCAATCGGACTCTTACCATTTACGGAAAGTGTTCATTGA
- a CDS encoding 30S ribosomal protein S4: MMRYLDSKAKRCRAVGVNLYGNAKFDRLLARGANPPGEHGNKKHKLSDYGEHLKEKQKIRWTYGASEKQFVRAYEEASRAKAATGTVLLQLLERRLDNVVYRSGLFASRDQARQIVSHGHVLVNGTRLNVASARLNPGDEITFKEKSHSLIKSFSESNQSIVPQWLEVNKTPLRIKFLAVPEREDLDQTFRENLVVEYYSR, encoded by the coding sequence ATAATGCGATATTTAGACTCGAAAGCAAAGCGCTGCCGCGCCGTTGGAGTGAATCTTTACGGCAATGCAAAATTTGACCGATTGTTAGCACGAGGGGCAAATCCGCCCGGAGAGCACGGTAATAAGAAACACAAATTATCCGATTATGGCGAGCATCTAAAAGAGAAGCAAAAGATACGTTGGACTTATGGTGCCTCGGAAAAACAATTTGTTCGTGCTTACGAGGAAGCGAGCCGGGCGAAGGCGGCGACAGGCACAGTTTTGCTGCAACTTCTGGAACGGAGACTCGATAACGTAGTGTATCGTTCCGGACTCTTTGCAAGCCGAGACCAGGCCCGACAGATCGTCAGTCACGGGCACGTCCTTGTGAATGGAACGAGGTTGAATGTAGCTTCAGCTCGTTTAAATCCAGGGGACGAGATCACCTTTAAAGAAAAGAGTCACTCCTTGATCAAATCATTCAGCGAATCGAACCAATCAATCGTTCCGCAATGGCTTGAAGTCAACAAAACTCCTTTACGCATAAAATTTTTAGCCGTGCCGGAACGAGAAGATCTCGACCAGACTTTTCGAGAAAATCTGGTTGTCGAATACTATTCGCGCTAA
- a CDS encoding transcriptional repressor produces MQLCKGSLLAGTRTDAELLKLKAVRLSRSCHQVLRYLREKKGLHSANDIYMALKSEFSEDAPGLTTIYRCLETLVQTERVQSVVLGDSEKIFEYIEDGQHHHHLICTSCRTSVHLHKCFIEQWEEKIKTVHGFEVRSHILELFGLCPECQTSATAPLN; encoded by the coding sequence TTGCAGCTGTGCAAGGGATCACTTTTGGCCGGGACAAGAACCGACGCGGAGCTATTGAAATTGAAAGCAGTAAGACTTAGCCGCAGCTGCCATCAAGTACTTCGATATTTGCGAGAAAAGAAAGGGCTTCATTCTGCAAACGACATCTATATGGCATTGAAGAGTGAGTTCTCCGAGGATGCACCTGGTCTAACAACCATTTATCGATGTCTTGAGACGCTCGTACAAACCGAACGAGTGCAATCGGTAGTGCTGGGAGACAGCGAAAAAATCTTCGAGTACATTGAAGACGGCCAACACCATCACCATCTCATCTGCACCTCGTGCAGGACGAGCGTTCATTTACACAAATGCTTTATCGAACAATGGGAAGAAAAAATAAAAACGGTACATGGATTTGAGGTACGTTCGCACATTCTCGAATTGTTTGGGCTATGTCCAGAGTGCCAGACGAGCGCAACCGCGCCCTTGAACTAG
- a CDS encoding GTP-binding protein, with the protein MKKLPVTILSGFLGAGKTTLLNHVLHNREGMKVAVIVNDMSEVNIDAQLVASGGAHLNRLDEKLVEMTNGCICCTLREDLLVEIKRLALESKFDYLLVESTGISEPMPVAETFAFTDSLGHSLGDVANLDTMVTVVDSFNFLKDYEEGEELRRRALALNEHDARTVSDLLVDQVEFANVIVLNKTDLISKTSLNELYRVLRHLNPDARIVRSQHGRVPLPAILHTELFQFDRAAESPGWMKEMRGTHIPESIEYGITSFVYRARRPFHPERIRNFLAEEWPGVIRSKGFLWLYTRMDYSIAWSQAGGSCRIEPGAMWWAAMPKEKWPQDSLLLHDIDKSWCEPYGDRRQELVFIGMHMDKEWMISRLDSCLIRESEILLAEAGSEDFCDPFPQWNIQLLSDFAHSPLHTAVATK; encoded by the coding sequence ATGAAAAAACTTCCTGTCACCATTCTTTCCGGTTTTCTTGGCGCCGGTAAAACCACCCTGCTCAATCACGTCTTGCACAATCGCGAAGGCATGAAAGTTGCCGTTATTGTGAACGACATGAGCGAAGTAAACATCGATGCGCAACTCGTAGCCTCAGGTGGTGCGCACTTAAACAGGTTGGACGAAAAGCTTGTAGAGATGACTAACGGATGTATCTGTTGCACGTTACGAGAAGATCTTCTGGTGGAAATTAAGCGGCTAGCTCTCGAGTCTAAATTTGATTATCTACTCGTGGAATCGACTGGAATCTCTGAGCCAATGCCAGTTGCCGAAACATTTGCATTTACTGATTCACTCGGTCACAGTTTGGGCGATGTCGCAAATTTGGATACGATGGTCACAGTTGTCGATAGTTTTAATTTCTTGAAAGATTACGAAGAAGGGGAGGAATTGAGACGGCGTGCTCTTGCACTGAACGAGCATGATGCGCGAACCGTGAGCGATTTGCTGGTTGATCAAGTCGAGTTTGCCAACGTCATTGTTTTGAACAAAACCGATCTGATTAGTAAAACCAGCTTGAATGAACTGTATCGTGTGTTGCGGCACCTCAATCCGGATGCCCGCATTGTACGCAGTCAACATGGACGTGTGCCACTGCCTGCGATACTGCACACCGAACTTTTTCAGTTTGATCGCGCAGCAGAGTCGCCAGGTTGGATGAAAGAAATGCGGGGAACGCATATCCCGGAGTCGATTGAGTACGGAATTACCAGTTTTGTGTACCGCGCTCGCCGCCCCTTTCATCCTGAAAGAATTCGCAACTTTCTCGCTGAAGAGTGGCCTGGCGTTATCCGCTCGAAAGGCTTTCTCTGGCTTTATACGCGCATGGACTATTCAATTGCCTGGTCGCAAGCGGGTGGTTCATGTCGTATAGAACCGGGTGCGATGTGGTGGGCTGCCATGCCGAAAGAGAAGTGGCCACAAGATTCGCTGCTTTTACATGACATAGATAAATCCTGGTGCGAACCCTACGGAGACAGGCGTCAAGAGCTCGTCTTCATCGGCATGCACATGGACAAGGAGTGGATGATTTCCCGACTTGACAGTTGCTTAATTAGAGAATCTGAGATTCTGCTTGCCGAGGCCGGTTCGGAGGACTTTTGTGATCCGTTTCCGCAATGGAATATCCAGCTATTGAGTGATTTTGCGCACAGCCCTCTGCACACAGCGGTCGCAACGAAGTGA
- a CDS encoding MerC domain-containing protein, which produces MSSDLKNHLKSASEFLAIAAPIICLFDCVVLPIFAVFAPFLGHHVIHGVGDQFLTVLVLAVCLPFLIPGVRKHGNKRVLVLFASGACLMIFTNCLGEKIDSVLHIALSAVTSALILHANWLNKRLLSCSCAHHHHNAHK; this is translated from the coding sequence ATGTCCTCCGATTTAAAGAACCATCTCAAAAGCGCTAGTGAATTCTTAGCGATTGCCGCACCGATAATTTGCCTTTTTGACTGCGTTGTTCTTCCAATTTTCGCCGTGTTTGCTCCCTTCCTCGGCCATCACGTTATACACGGGGTCGGAGATCAATTTTTGACAGTTCTGGTTCTGGCTGTCTGTTTGCCATTTTTGATTCCGGGCGTACGCAAACACGGCAACAAAAGGGTTTTAGTTCTTTTCGCCTCCGGCGCCTGCCTGATGATATTTACCAATTGCCTGGGCGAAAAAATAGATTCAGTCTTGCACATTGCTCTCAGCGCAGTTACCAGTGCCCTTATTTTGCATGCAAACTGGCTCAATAAACGACTACTTTCATGCAGCTGCGCGCATCACCATCACAACGCTCATAAGTAA
- the rpmG gene encoding 50S ribosomal protein L33 → MKKSTRVIIRLACVEHDCRHFYVTTKNKANTPERLMLRKYCPGCRMHAPFKETKI, encoded by the coding sequence ATGAAAAAATCCACCAGAGTAATCATTAGATTGGCGTGCGTAGAGCATGACTGCCGGCACTTTTATGTGACGACCAAGAATAAGGCAAATACGCCCGAGCGCTTGATGCTCAGAAAGTACTGCCCGGGTTGTCGAATGCACGCTCCCTTCAAAGAAACGAAAATATAG
- a CDS encoding aminotransferase class V-fold PLP-dependent enzyme, producing the protein MVVSSMQMLTSPQCVLPEPGRFTRLVSFRSDFPILNDNPSTLFFDNAATTQKPLSVLAKIEEFNRQICANAGRGAYSWSTRLSRDVEDVRSRVANFLNSTTDLVAFTNGATDSLNMVATMWGLHNLTDGDEVMLCEEDHASSVLPWFNVQEMLSRRGIHIKIVPFHMHHTGTYDRKSLQEGFSDRTRIVCLSQIHHLYGMEMDIAELKALIPQDVYVSLDASQSAGHIKIDSESLQVDFISFSGHKMFAANGIGILWTSARALSQMWPIRVGAKTQLLKTGRFDVDRLKLSNIVECGTLNLPAVLSLGAAIEFIERNNISVMADYVSSLTISLLKKLRAFEGIEFAPGIGVCDCTRGFGIISFKFSDVSSADVGAYLDSEEILVKTGDQCQGRRNSSDDLIRVSLQIYNTVDEIDRFAEVLNDAVSN; encoded by the coding sequence ATGGTTGTCTCATCCATGCAAATGTTGACGTCGCCGCAGTGTGTTCTGCCAGAGCCTGGCAGATTCACGAGGCTTGTCTCGTTCAGATCCGATTTTCCTATCTTGAACGACAATCCGAGCACACTTTTTTTCGACAATGCCGCCACGACTCAAAAACCCTTATCGGTCTTAGCGAAAATCGAAGAATTCAATCGACAGATATGTGCAAACGCCGGACGAGGAGCTTACTCATGGTCTACGCGACTGAGTCGTGATGTTGAGGATGTGCGCTCACGCGTGGCCAACTTTTTGAACAGTACGACCGATCTGGTTGCTTTTACGAATGGGGCGACCGACAGCTTAAACATGGTAGCGACCATGTGGGGGCTGCATAATCTCACAGATGGCGATGAAGTGATGCTGTGCGAAGAGGACCACGCCTCAAGTGTGTTGCCCTGGTTTAACGTGCAAGAGATGCTCAGCCGGCGCGGCATACACATCAAAATCGTGCCTTTCCATATGCATCACACCGGTACTTACGATCGCAAGAGTCTGCAAGAGGGGTTTAGCGATCGAACGAGAATCGTCTGTTTAAGTCAAATTCACCACCTCTACGGAATGGAGATGGACATCGCGGAATTGAAAGCTCTTATCCCGCAAGATGTTTATGTATCGCTGGATGCAAGCCAGAGCGCAGGACACATCAAGATCGACAGTGAATCGCTGCAGGTTGACTTCATCTCCTTTTCCGGTCATAAAATGTTCGCCGCAAACGGAATCGGCATTCTGTGGACAAGTGCACGCGCCCTTTCGCAGATGTGGCCAATACGAGTGGGCGCCAAAACCCAGCTATTAAAAACAGGTAGATTCGACGTCGACAGACTTAAATTGAGCAACATCGTTGAATGCGGAACTTTGAATCTGCCCGCTGTGTTATCACTGGGAGCAGCAATAGAGTTTATTGAACGCAACAACATATCGGTGATGGCCGACTACGTTTCGAGCCTCACCATCAGTCTGCTAAAAAAACTTAGAGCGTTCGAGGGCATCGAATTTGCTCCGGGCATCGGTGTTTGCGACTGCACGAGAGGATTCGGGATTATCTCTTTTAAGTTTTCAGACGTGAGTTCAGCCGATGTAGGCGCATATCTCGATAGCGAAGAAATATTGGTCAAGACTGGAGATCAGTGTCAGGGTCGCCGCAACTCATCGGACGATCTGATTCGAGTCAGTCTACAAATCTACAATACTGTCGATGAAATCGATAGATTTGCGGAGGTGCTGAATGACGCAGTTAGCAACTAA
- a CDS encoding transcriptional regulator has protein sequence MAATGEQKRILVNRLSKAVGHLNAVQRMVEQEAYCVDVLNQLKAVQSALDRTAHLMLKNHLDTCVVEAVKADDSKRVMEELWHLLKSGSIEDEPIPFESATCCAKKTEL, from the coding sequence ATGGCTGCAACCGGAGAACAAAAAAGAATTCTAGTTAACCGGCTGAGTAAGGCTGTCGGACACCTGAATGCTGTTCAGCGCATGGTTGAACAAGAAGCTTATTGTGTAGATGTTTTGAACCAACTGAAGGCTGTGCAGTCTGCTCTGGACCGCACAGCCCATCTCATGCTGAAAAATCATCTGGATACATGCGTCGTTGAAGCGGTTAAAGCCGATGACTCAAAGCGAGTTATGGAGGAGCTATGGCATCTGTTAAAAAGTGGCTCAATCGAAGATGAACCCATACCTTTCGAATCAGCAACTTGTTGTGCTAAGAAAACAGAACTCTGA
- a CDS encoding N-acetyltransferase, producing the protein MTQLATNTSVPEKSELVFREARAEDSQNIVACYESVFGKDGIRAPGHAPYPAPEVFFEQGVNQIISDSLRQFMVVETAEEIAGGMIISHNSKFHREFGCVAVSTRFQGQGISSFMLKQAKELERQQTLSINITEIVTHSMLSQSAHAYAGYNQITGFGFCQYPRVFFKDHPESCLWVTSFEGNIIEALRRSRPKWHAAQKSHTTGYEDHFGSFEERLLTNLEQCRAVFIPQHYLKIVSRIASQFEETFSFRIHGESDNLSETTNGITDWQLDPCDDYPYAYLNLPSRTIGEEELLQKIQSLPAGKRYIQARVSTSSAVAIRNIELLRTHGFVFLGWVPLFRYAGDKAPVFDDVLLMQRLHPDLVATNALPGETNAVVKLHGYPLNLTGDLIATIRMDLRSSKKRWDE; encoded by the coding sequence ATGACGCAGTTAGCAACTAATACGTCCGTGCCCGAGAAGTCAGAGTTAGTTTTTAGAGAAGCCAGAGCGGAAGATTCTCAAAACATTGTTGCTTGCTATGAAAGTGTTTTTGGCAAAGATGGCATTAGAGCTCCGGGCCATGCTCCCTATCCAGCTCCCGAGGTTTTTTTCGAACAGGGTGTTAACCAGATAATAAGCGATTCCCTGCGTCAATTCATGGTGGTTGAGACGGCAGAAGAGATCGCCGGCGGCATGATCATCAGTCACAACAGCAAATTCCACCGCGAATTCGGTTGCGTAGCCGTATCGACGCGGTTTCAAGGGCAAGGTATCAGTTCCTTTATGCTCAAGCAAGCTAAAGAACTGGAACGTCAACAGACTCTGTCTATTAATATCACAGAGATTGTCACTCACAGCATGCTAAGCCAATCAGCTCATGCCTATGCGGGATACAACCAAATTACAGGTTTTGGTTTTTGCCAATATCCAAGAGTTTTCTTCAAAGATCACCCGGAATCGTGCTTGTGGGTGACTTCATTCGAGGGTAACATAATCGAAGCTTTGCGTCGTTCACGTCCCAAATGGCACGCCGCTCAGAAGTCGCACACAACTGGTTATGAAGATCATTTCGGGAGCTTTGAGGAGAGGCTTCTGACAAACCTCGAGCAATGCCGCGCAGTTTTTATACCACAACATTACTTGAAAATCGTTTCCAGGATTGCGTCTCAATTCGAAGAAACATTTTCTTTCCGAATTCATGGCGAGAGCGATAATCTTTCAGAGACGACAAATGGGATCACTGACTGGCAGCTGGACCCCTGCGATGACTATCCTTACGCCTACCTGAACTTGCCCTCGAGAACAATAGGCGAAGAAGAGTTGTTGCAGAAAATTCAATCACTTCCAGCCGGCAAAAGGTACATACAAGCACGAGTCTCCACAAGCAGTGCCGTTGCCATTCGGAACATCGAACTTCTTCGCACCCATGGCTTTGTGTTTCTTGGATGGGTGCCGCTTTTTCGGTACGCGGGAGACAAAGCGCCAGTTTTTGATGACGTGTTGCTCATGCAACGGTTACATCCAGATTTAGTTGCGACTAATGCCTTACCGGGTGAAACGAATGCAGTCGTGAAGTTGCACGGCTACCCTCTCAATCTGACTGGCGATCTAATCGCGACCATCCGCATGGATCTCAGAAGTTCAAAGAAACGATGGGATGAGTAG
- a CDS encoding APC family permease, whose product MGTAISDNTKNDTSKLQPGFTTIGAWALGVGALIGSMAWLIHAPMIATAGNLGATLAWLIAGVLSIPLALILMELSSMFPTAGGPYFYKYYALKRLIPGYGDLLGFLTGWLFWIALTVGLAMMSIGLVNLLVRTLTPGCPLVQHWLFGPFVIVTLFLSTAVLNLHPARTSSKVSIGFCLLKIFMAAGFVLLVISSNKWSMHEALKIVNPGGSSNLHESIASVLMLALTGFTFLEITGCTSAETYNAEKAVPKAMMLTLLTGALVFGTISFCSAGIIPLACDNKLKTMVISGTALEATCPGIVTYVAGTSAGELFFGCVIASIVGGTFGALLALARVGYSMSASGLFPLQFANTNRDGVPVYALWFQCFCVIIIALSTLFLSRLGWFPNAYVFLGETFGFMYSLIGVLYAICFLSLRYTDPERERPFQVGSMKAAWSVSIITIIIWSYAAIGCVQPIHQLTGLFIMFSGVPVYYFYKNRSLTKI is encoded by the coding sequence ATGGGCACTGCCATATCCGACAACACAAAAAATGATACTTCCAAACTACAACCGGGGTTTACCACAATCGGAGCCTGGGCTCTCGGAGTAGGCGCTTTAATTGGCTCGATGGCGTGGCTTATTCACGCTCCCATGATTGCAACTGCAGGGAACCTGGGCGCAACCCTGGCTTGGCTCATTGCCGGTGTTCTCTCTATTCCGCTGGCGCTTATTCTCATGGAATTATCGTCCATGTTTCCCACTGCGGGCGGACCATATTTCTATAAATACTATGCGCTGAAACGCCTGATTCCAGGCTATGGTGATTTGCTTGGCTTTCTCACAGGTTGGCTCTTTTGGATCGCCCTAACCGTAGGACTGGCAATGATGTCGATTGGTTTGGTCAACCTTCTCGTCAGAACGCTTACACCTGGCTGTCCTTTGGTCCAACACTGGCTTTTCGGTCCGTTCGTCATCGTCACACTATTTCTTTCAACAGCAGTGCTTAATTTGCACCCGGCCAGGACATCTTCAAAAGTATCGATTGGATTTTGTTTGCTCAAGATTTTTATGGCTGCAGGCTTCGTATTGCTTGTGATCAGCTCGAACAAATGGTCGATGCATGAGGCGCTGAAAATTGTAAACCCGGGCGGTAGCAGCAATTTGCATGAAAGTATCGCTTCTGTTCTGATGCTCGCATTGACAGGTTTCACCTTCTTAGAAATTACTGGTTGTACGTCAGCTGAGACATACAACGCCGAGAAAGCCGTTCCGAAAGCAATGATGCTGACGCTTCTGACGGGTGCCTTAGTATTCGGAACGATAAGTTTTTGCTCTGCCGGCATAATACCGCTTGCCTGCGACAACAAGCTGAAAACAATGGTCATCAGTGGTACAGCACTGGAGGCAACATGTCCAGGAATCGTCACATACGTTGCCGGCACAAGCGCGGGTGAGCTATTCTTTGGTTGTGTCATCGCGTCCATTGTTGGTGGCACATTTGGTGCACTACTGGCGCTTGCCCGAGTCGGTTATTCCATGTCTGCTAGCGGACTGTTCCCGCTGCAGTTTGCGAATACTAATCGAGACGGTGTGCCCGTCTACGCACTGTGGTTCCAGTGCTTCTGCGTCATTATCATTGCCTTGAGCACGTTGTTTTTATCCCGCCTGGGGTGGTTTCCTAACGCTTATGTCTTTCTGGGCGAGACCTTTGGATTCATGTACTCGCTGATTGGAGTGCTCTATGCAATATGTTTTCTCAGCTTGCGATACACAGATCCGGAGAGGGAACGCCCTTTCCAGGTCGGAAGCATGAAAGCCGCATGGTCTGTCAGTATCATCACAATCATAATATGGAGCTATGCGGCGATTGGTTGTGTGCAGCCAATCCATCAGCTGACAGGCTTATTTATCATGTTCAGTGGTGTGCCGGTCTATTATTTCTATAAAAATCGCAGTCTCACCAAAATTTAA
- a CDS encoding sel1 repeat family protein, with protein sequence MNETDLLHQLENRACSGDVTAQYYLSIVYEEARYGQQDLVASAIWCEQAARAGNRQSQYRLSKMLESGRGFDKIHLRASWYWLEQAAQAGHIEACFSLGVRYLFGAYGVRKSIRKARLWLLASARACHAEANYYLGYMYLNAYGVNEQPGEAFHFFSRAVELGSVKAQCSLAAMLEHGIACEIDHERSQKLYELAADNGHTGAQMYLATRAFSLANYSQALYRFEQAANAGVTEAQAFLVWLLSRGPLALQNKARALFWCFVLQHTDTNVNCMFPRSSTQSLGILLSSANATELMNAEQQALAWIQEHDFVQTQVHTQESGGNQF encoded by the coding sequence GTGAACGAAACCGATCTTCTACATCAGCTTGAAAATAGAGCTTGCTCCGGCGATGTGACGGCGCAATATTATCTATCGATAGTCTATGAAGAAGCTCGATATGGTCAGCAAGACCTGGTTGCCTCTGCCATTTGGTGTGAACAGGCGGCTCGAGCTGGGAATCGGCAGTCACAATATCGTCTTTCCAAAATGCTCGAGTCTGGAAGAGGATTTGACAAAATACATTTACGAGCTTCCTGGTATTGGCTCGAGCAGGCTGCACAGGCTGGACACATCGAAGCGTGTTTCTCACTGGGAGTGAGATATTTGTTCGGTGCTTATGGGGTTCGTAAATCGATTCGGAAAGCACGTCTATGGCTTCTCGCAAGCGCTCGGGCGTGCCATGCGGAAGCGAATTACTATCTCGGTTATATGTATCTGAATGCCTACGGCGTGAACGAACAACCGGGCGAAGCCTTTCATTTTTTTAGTCGCGCCGTTGAACTTGGCAGTGTTAAGGCGCAGTGCTCACTAGCCGCTATGTTGGAACACGGAATCGCTTGCGAAATCGACCACGAACGCAGTCAAAAACTTTATGAGTTGGCGGCTGATAACGGACACACTGGTGCTCAAATGTATCTTGCTACGAGGGCATTTTCGCTCGCGAATTACAGTCAGGCGCTATATAGATTTGAGCAGGCCGCTAACGCCGGAGTCACTGAGGCGCAGGCATTTCTGGTCTGGCTCCTCAGTCGTGGACCACTGGCGCTTCAAAATAAAGCAAGAGCACTTTTCTGGTGTTTTGTCCTTCAGCACACAGACACTAACGTCAATTGCATGTTTCCTCGTTCATCGACACAGTCACTCGGAATTTTGTTGTCATCAGCGAACGCCACCGAGTTGATGAACGCTGAACAACAAGCCCTCGCATGGATACAGGAGCACGATTTTGTGCAGACGCAAGTTCACACCCAAGAATCAGGAGGAAATCAATTTTGA
- a CDS encoding GTP-binding protein, producing the protein MKKLPVTVLSGFLGAGKTTLLNKILNNREGLKVAVIVNDMSEVNIDAQLIKQGTASLNRVDEKLVEMTNGCICCTLREDLLVEVSRLAKEERFDYLLIESTGISEPMPVAETFVFEDESGVSLSQLAVLDTMVTVVDALNFLVDYNEGADLKMRNLELSAEDERTVSDLLIDQVEFADVIIVNKADLVQAEQLAELKNILQFLNPEARLIISKHGDIEPKQILNTGSFNFERAAEAPGWMKELRGEHVPESIEYGITSFVYRARKPMHPARLAEFLNSDWPGVIRSKGFFWFANHMDFAIEWSQAGGSSNIGAGASFWSSMSKDDWPCDSELRTQIEEDWQEPWGDRRQEVVFIGIKMNKDWICSQLDQCLLTDDEIALGEEAWSAYEDPYGGFQLDEDGPSESLNAHAHQPLMRS; encoded by the coding sequence ATGAAAAAGCTTCCCGTGACGGTGTTGTCGGGGTTTCTCGGCGCCGGCAAGACAACTTTGTTAAACAAAATTCTCAACAATAGAGAAGGGCTCAAGGTCGCCGTTATTGTCAATGACATGAGTGAAGTGAATATAGATGCACAGCTTATTAAGCAAGGCACTGCCAGTCTCAACCGCGTCGATGAGAAATTGGTTGAAATGACAAATGGCTGTATATGCTGCACCTTGCGCGAAGATCTTCTCGTTGAAGTTTCAAGGCTGGCAAAAGAAGAACGTTTCGACTACTTGCTTATCGAATCAACTGGAATTTCAGAGCCTATGCCTGTCGCCGAAACTTTCGTTTTTGAAGATGAAAGTGGCGTCAGTCTCTCTCAATTGGCAGTTCTCGACACCATGGTCACCGTCGTTGACGCACTCAACTTTCTCGTCGATTACAACGAGGGAGCTGATTTGAAAATGCGCAATTTGGAATTGAGTGCCGAAGACGAGCGTACAGTCTCTGATTTGTTGATCGACCAGGTTGAATTCGCGGATGTGATTATCGTCAATAAAGCCGACCTTGTCCAGGCAGAGCAGCTCGCAGAGCTAAAAAACATCTTGCAATTCTTAAATCCGGAAGCACGACTGATCATCTCGAAACATGGCGACATCGAACCCAAACAGATTTTAAACACAGGTTCGTTCAACTTTGAAAGAGCAGCTGAAGCGCCTGGCTGGATGAAAGAGTTGCGTGGAGAGCACGTTCCTGAATCAATCGAATACGGCATTACAAGCTTCGTCTATCGAGCACGAAAGCCGATGCATCCAGCCAGGCTGGCTGAGTTTCTCAACTCAGACTGGCCCGGTGTGATTCGATCAAAGGGATTTTTCTGGTTTGCAAATCATATGGACTTTGCAATCGAGTGGTCTCAAGCCGGTGGTTCTTCAAACATCGGAGCTGGTGCTTCGTTTTGGAGTTCAATGTCAAAAGATGATTGGCCGTGTGACAGCGAGTTGAGAACGCAAATCGAAGAGGATTGGCAAGAGCCCTGGGGCGACCGGCGGCAAGAAGTAGTTTTCATCGGTATCAAGATGAACAAAGATTGGATTTGTTCACAACTTGACCAATGCTTGCTGACAGATGACGAAATCGCTCTCGGTGAAGAAGCGTGGTCGGCTTATGAAGATCCATACGGCGGTTTTCAGTTAGATGAAGACGGTCCTTCCGAAAGCTTGAATGCCCATGCACACCAACCTCTCATGAGAAGTTAG